The sequence below is a genomic window from Armatimonadota bacterium.
GAGTTATCCACCAGCTTCAGGCAGTCTTCGACAGAGTAGCCAATTAGGCGCGTCACCAAATACATGCCGTAGCGCTTGTGGCTAAACGGCTCCTTCGCGGCGAAGTAGGGGTTTCGGCAGCGCTTGATCGCGTCTTCGGCGTTCGCCTCGGTGATGCCGAACTTGCCCGGCGTTTGTCCGATCGGGGCGAAGTTCAGCTCCATGCTCGCGAGGGTGGCGTCTACCGAGTAGCCGCCCTCATCGACCAGGCGGAGCGGAATTCCTTTAGTCAGCACGATAAAATCGATCTTGGGATTCTTGGCCAGGGCGGCGCGGATCGGCGTTTCGATCTCACTCTTGTATCGGTCGGGCGAAATATTGTCCGTCGTGCTGGTCTTGATCCCCACGAGTTGATCCCTCGAAATTCCCCGCTTCTTCAGGTAGTAACCCGCGATCCGAATGCTGTCGTTATCCGACTCGTTCATCACGACTAAGACCCTGGCCGCGTCGCCAACTGAGGGGCCGGTCGTCTGGGGAATCGTGGCCGCCGCCGTCGAAGTCGAGTTGGAGCAGCCGAGGAGGAACGCAAGCACCATGACTGCCATTATGGGACGACTTTGGACCTTCACTATTAAGGATTATCGGCATTTTCGGATGATTCTGCGTCCGATGGGCCAATAATCATAGACGATATGCGTGTAGCGGTGATCATGGCCGGAGGTTCCGGCGAGAGGTTCTGGCCCCTCTCGCGAAAACGACGACCCAAGCAATTGCTAAGGCTGACCGATCCCGAAAAAACAATGCTCCACGAAGCCGTGGACCGAATCGCGCCGCTGGTCGGGGCCGAGAACGTGTATATCGCCACCGCGCCGCATCTGGCCGAGCCGATCCACAGCGCGGGCATCGTGCCCGTCAACAACGTTTTTGCCGAGCCGGATAAGCGCAACACGCTTGGCTGTCTGGCTTGGGTTTCGGCCAACTTTCTCGCCCGTGGACACGACGAGATTTCGATCGCGATCCTCACCGCCGATCACAAGATCGAAGAGCCCGAGCGTTTTCGCGCGACCGTCGATCAGGCGCTTTCGCTGGCCGAATCGACCGGTGGACTTGTGACGATGGGCATTACGCCGACCCGGCCCGAGACCGGCTACGGCTACATCGAGGGAGGCGAAGAAGTCGGAAAGGGAGCGCGAAAAGTGGTTCGATTCCGCGAGAAGCCAGACCTCGAGACAGCAAAGTCGTTCGTCGAAAGCGGCAACTTCTTTTGGAACAGCGGCATGTTCTTTTGGACCCAGAAAGCGTTCCTCTCTGAGCTTTCCAACGCCGAGCCCAGCGCTCACGACGCTCTGCATTTGGTCGCGGGATCGCTCACGAGCGAGGACCACGGAGCCGCCACCGACCACTTCCGAATGATCCCCAACCTCAGCATCGACTACGCGCTGATGGAGAAGGCAAAGGACGTTTACGTCGTGCAAGCCCAGTTCCCGTGGGACGATGTCGGCGCGTTCGATTCCTTGTTCCGCACCATGCCGGTGGACCTCGACGGCAATGTCGTTATCGGCAATGTTTCGGCCAAAGACTGTAACGGATGCGTTCTCTACAACGACTCGTCGGACCGGGTTTTGGCCGCGGTCGGGATGAAGAACGTCATCATGGTTCAGACCGGCGACGCCGTTCTATTGGCGCCAGCCCACGACGCTCAGCGCGTCAAAGAGCTGGTCGCCATGATCGACGACGCTACTTACCTTTGATCGGAACCAGCGTCACGCCATCGACCCGCAGACCCGAATAGCGGTTGGCGGCGGTGAAGGTGATACTGCGCAGGTCCTTCGCCTGAGCCGGGATGCGCAGGCAGGTTCGGCCTTTGTCTCGCACCCCATAGAACGTCGCCTTGTCGTCACTATCGGCTCGGACGTGCAGGCCGTACCTCAGCTCGGTCTTTTCGGTCGTGCCATCCTGGTAGGTCAGCGTCGCCTCGCCGATGGTCTCGGCGTTGGGCGATTCGATATCGCAGGCGAGAGCAACCGCGACCTCTTGGGCCTTGCCGGCAAGCTTGATCTCAAACGTATCGGGCGAGTTGGCGTCGCTGGGCAGGATGCCCGTCAGCGAGGACTCGGTCAGCTTGGAGAACTTGATGTTCCCGCAGGTGAAGATGTCCCCTCGTCCGATAGCCAGGCCCGGCTGGGCGGTCAGCGGCGTCTGGTGAACGTTGTACATCTTGGCGAACACCGCCATCGGGTCGTAAGGAAGCTCATTGATCTTATCGAGGCGCGCGCTCCAGCCGTAGTCGGCGGCGAGCACCATCGCCGAGTACTGGTCCAGGTCGCGGAGCATGTTGTCCTCGTTGCTTTCGTACCCGTTCCACGTGGTCTGAAGCGTTCCTGTCCCCTCGACATCGGCGGCAACATCGAACCCACGAATATTCTCCGGCCGATACCAAGTCGTGGCGATCGGCACTAGGTCCATCAGCTTCCAAGTCTGAAGCGACTTCAAGAACGGAGCGTGGTCCTCATCCGCTTTGTAGTGCCAATCGGCGATGAAGGAGCCCTTCGGGATCGCCTTGCGCCGCTCCAGCGCGTTCTCCTCGTCGGTTCCGTTGGTTGCGTCGACGGCTTCACCGGGTGCGAGCCCTTCGTCGCCCCACAGCATCAGATCGACCTGGTTGCGCTTGGCCACGTCCCCTAGGAAAGGCAGAAGTGTCTTCCACATGTCGGTGACGAGCGCCGGGTCCTTCTTGGGGAAGCCGATCATATCGACTTCGTCGAGCCCAACGTGGATCGTCTTGGGGTGGAGCGCGGCGATGGCTTCGTCCCAAATCTTGCCGACGAGTTCCCGAGCCTCCGGCTTACGAGGGTCGATGGCGTATGGATTGTCGGGATTGACGGCCAGGTCGCGGTTCTTGCCATTGGCGAAGAGCCATTCCATGTGCCCGAAGCTCTGGATGAGCGGGATCGGCTCGACATCTTGTGACCGGTACCAGTTGAACAATTTGACGAGGTCCGTCTGGCTCATCGTGATGTTGGTGTGTACACCAGGCAGGGCCTTCCAGTCGGTCCGCTCGCACTGGAGCACAACCTTGTTGAATCCGAGCGGGCGCAGAACATTGGCCCACAGCTTCTGATGAAATTCCAGGGCCTTGGGTCCGACGAACAGGTGGACCCCGCGAAAATCTGAACGCGGCTCATCCTCGATGACGCCCGTCGGCAGGCAGACCTTTCCGTCCTTCACGAACGCCAATTGGATCAGGCGATAGATGCCGTTGCGCAGGCCCGCCGCCTCTTGCCCGTAGACCGAAATGGAGTCCTTGGTGATCTTGAGGTGGTAGGTCCCGGGCGGCTTTTTGAACTCGGACATTCCACCGTCGAACGACACGCGATCCGGCAACGTGCCGGGCGCAGGCATCTCGAAATGACGATCCAGCTCGTCTCGGAACAGGTCAAAGAACTTCGGTCGCCCCGCTGGCAGTCGCCACAGATTAGTGAGGGTGAGCGTGTTTCCGTAGTCCAAGATGGACATCTTGGGGTTGGGGATGAGGGGCGGAATCGATTCGTCGGGTAGAACAGCGTCGGCGAGCGGCATAGGCGGGATCATCAGCACCTTCGGCGTTCCCTTGACCGAATCCTTGACGTCGAACGTGTATTCGGCGTGCACCCGCTTCGGCTCGCCCTTCTTCATCGGCAGGTCGAGAATTCCCTGCCAGTAGACCGGCGCTCTCTGCGCCCAATCCTGGTCGTACTTCCTTCCGTCGAAGGTCGACATGCTTTCGCTCGACGTCAGGGTTACCTTCGCGACCATCCCGGTTAAGGTGGTAGAGAGCGCGGGCTTGCCGAGGAGTCGCTTATCCAGCCCGCCACGCGGGGCGAGTTGGGGCAGTGTGCGGGCGGCACCATCTAGGGTGATGCTCCCATCCTGGAATGGGGGAACCCAAACCAGGCCCTCGTTCAGCTCGATTTCGGCCTGCTCGTCGCTGTCCCAGTTGAAGGTGTAATCGACCAACAGCTTGTCGCCACTTCGCT
It includes:
- a CDS encoding TIGR03790 family protein, coding for MAVMVLAFLLGCSNSTSTAAATIPQTTGPSVGDAARVLVVMNESDNDSIRIAGYYLKKRGISRDQLVGIKTSTTDNISPDRYKSEIETPIRAALAKNPKIDFIVLTKGIPLRLVDEGGYSVDATLASMELNFAPIGQTPGKFGITEANAEDAIKRCRNPYFAAKEPFSHKRYGMYLVTRLIGYSVEDCLKLVDNSVAAKPSEAPILLDSQPKFQPGSGYWPLEESMLHANEVLSVKNIAVDYDKTETFSDDGGTPLAGYASWGSNDKNYDPVAYHNLKFVPGAIAETFVSTSARTFTPTKGGQSLIADLVQQGVTGVKGYVSEPFTFALCRTEILFDRYESGFNLAESFYAASPIVKWKDIVVGDPLCRPYKK
- a CDS encoding NTP transferase domain-containing protein, encoding MIDDMRVAVIMAGGSGERFWPLSRKRRPKQLLRLTDPEKTMLHEAVDRIAPLVGAENVYIATAPHLAEPIHSAGIVPVNNVFAEPDKRNTLGCLAWVSANFLARGHDEISIAILTADHKIEEPERFRATVDQALSLAESTGGLVTMGITPTRPETGYGYIEGGEEVGKGARKVVRFREKPDLETAKSFVESGNFFWNSGMFFWTQKAFLSELSNAEPSAHDALHLVAGSLTSEDHGAATDHFRMIPNLSIDYALMEKAKDVYVVQAQFPWDDVGAFDSLFRTMPVDLDGNVVIGNVSAKDCNGCVLYNDSSDRVLAAVGMKNVIMVQTGDAVLLAPAHDAQRVKELVAMIDDATYL